The window atcaggcttaaatatatttcctaataatctggttaaggcgttatttaatatgtcgctataatatgcctagttatgccaatgacagtgatttacagaataataatacatgaataacctaaatacaatacaaaaaattaaattaaactaaattaaaaaattaacacTCCATTCGTttatttcagcttacaaaatgccaaaattacagttgtgtacctgatattgtcaatataagaagaagaaagtcagcaacgtaatacgtaacacagcaacatcaacaataaccagcaataaccagccaacgaaaatcccagtgacagctttgaaaaattcaaaataaaatccaggaatgccgaaaataatggacagaaaccaagggaaattttcagatttttgaaaggctagttaatctttaacccttaatttctacacctgtataccagaatatttatcaggtgtgtactactttctcttctaattttcaacttttttttttttattttttctttgtatgtttttcttttcttgagagtttcaatgttttttcggaataaatgttcagctcctTTTTTTCTCTAATCTCTCTTTTTTCTGTCTGTGTCACctctatctgatttcaagacttctcttTTATAGCCCATCTCATAAACCTTTCAattcaatccctttctctaccaaacccattatcttcccactcatccccattacattaaataaatatatcacaccaccccattatattttgtcccccatgcttcatttaaaataatgcaagattcccctttaaattaaatcttgtcccccctttatattaaataatcatatcacaacccaccccatttcattttgtcccccatgcttcaaataaataattacaaaatgtacaattcctaaactaccccttccgaccttactgaaattatcaaactacccctgaacgtattacaaatttaccaaactacccatcagctataacacatcaattaatcaaacttaaccaaaatatagacaatatgatcaatttctaacaatgttcaaacaacaatatgaacatggatgaacatcataacaacaatatcacatgaacatgattttaacaacatttcaacaacaagtcacatgaacacaaattgaacaaccaagaacaactaaaatttgattgaacaatattttagcaacaaacaatcctattttcggattcaacaccaacaacaaacaaagtatgaagatttctaaattcaatcatattgaacttaaaatcaactctaacaacattacaacaaacaattcttatattaaactttaaacaagattatgagaacaattcaagaaataatcataaatggtaaacaagaaatcacactatacaaaattcggattcaagatcatccaaacaaagtatgaacatgaatgaaaatattcaataaccataacaaacaaactttgttcaaacttcgaattaaacttaaacagaataaataaacacattcaaattactaatcttcaactaatcaattaaatccaaccaaaattataacaaagatatatgatccaaaattaagaagcaaaacataacttcacattaaattactaaataaaaaaacgaaacttcaaacaaagatgaacaggaattaaacaatgttaacaatttctgaaaatacgtttaacacatgaaacaaattgaagaaacaattaatttaaaacttcaatttgaataacaaacattaaactaacaattccttttttttttacaaaaatgaataaaattagaatgaaataaacatgaaaaacaactaattaatttcCCATTTAAGTCTGAAAATTAAATTATCAAGACACATGaagcaaactaaaaattaattcaaacgataaacatgTACAAAACAAAGATTGAACATTTATCGATTTTTATTTCGAGAAATataaaacgaaatatggacaaaataaaactcaaaaccaactaaccggagatgaatcaacgataAACTCACCTTCCTCTTGAACCCGAAACAAACACCACGGACTCAAACGAAAAACCAAACGAATCCTTGATGAAAGGAAGGAGATGATGCACCATTAGAAACAGAAATGAAGCCGCAACAGCTGGTCGATGCAGCTGGAAGGAGGAAGAGAAGCAGCGGTGATATGGCTGAAGAAAAAGCAACGTGAAGCAGCAGCATCGGCAGCAGCACGATGGAGGAAGTAGCTGCGACAACCGGCGACGAAGAGAAGACGCAGTCGCGACAGCAGCCATGGCAACGAACGGAGCTGTAGCGGCAACACGGCATCGACTGCGTAGTTGTCCAGGAACTGAAGCACGGCCATGGCAATCACTGAAGCAGCAGATGTGTCGAGAAAAGGGTGCAGCAACAGTAAAGAAAACGACGCGACACGGCGAGAAGGATGAAGTCGCGTTGGTGGTTTTTGAGGTCGTTCATGGTTTCTGAGGTTGTTCATGGGAGGGCAGCTTGGAGAcgacatgtgtgtgtgtgtgcagtgAGGAGGATGGAAGGGAAGCCATTGATGATAGggagaaacttggagaagaagaagcaaaggtggggggggcggatgacttaggtcttttagggttttttcttttttttttttttgttttgtttttgttttgtaaaaatgaaagacaaatggggtttgagtcttttgggttatggactgggtcgacccagttcgaaatggactgggtcgtagggaagattgggccaatttttgggcctgtggcttgaaattgaagaagaggcctaattccgactttctttatatttttgctttcttttcttcttttatttctctaaaactaaattataaaaatacttaaactattattaagaattaaattaagttataaaagcgcaaattaactcccaataacaattaacgcacaattaagtattaattaagcataaaattgtatatttggacattaaatgctaaaaatgcaaacgatgcttatttttgtaattttttaatttttgtaaaacaaatttaattactaacaactatagaattaaatcctacatgcaaaatgcgacatatttttgtattttttattaatttatcaaataaacacgcacagacaaatacaaataattattcaaaatatcacaaaatatcacaaaattgcacaccaaagaaaaatcattttatttttggattttttgggagtaattctcttatagggaaaaaatcacgtgcttacaaattggactatccaaaaaaaatatccctgtcacaaataccacaactacaccaccaacaaccaaatataccataacaggccattcataggcaccatacACAACTCATAAATTAATTACTCACACTCCGGCAAGGAGGTACCACAATAACTATCAAGAATCTAAAGCACAACACTTTCGCAAAAGTAAATcactttaatgaattaaatatactCTGGCATAAACTAAGTCACTGCAACAACTAAATATAATCTAGGAAGGACATAAACACTTGctaacttgtatttaataaatgaaatataaatgtCAAGCCAAACCTAGGTTTACATACCTTGttactcaaataaataaggatacttcttcctcatatcttcctcgacctcccacgtagcttcttttgaatcatgattactccacaaaacttttaccgatgCTATATATTTTGTTCTCAACTTCCTTACTTGTCTATCGAGAATTTCTataggtacctcttcataagtcgatccttctttaatttctatggtaTCGGCAGGTATTATATGCAACTCATCATGAATGTACTTcctaagcatagacacatgaaagacagcATGAACAGAGGACAACTCAACGGGTAGCGATAGCTTATAAGCCACGTTTCCTTTCCTTTCTAGAATTCCATAAGGTCCGATAAATCTAGGGCTAAGTTTCTCTTTCTTACCAAATGtcataactcctttcattggtgaaactttcaaaaataccttatcaccaaccatgaactctaactcacgatgcctcttgtcagaataagacttttgacgactctgagccgcTTTAAGTCTTTCTCTAATTAGTTGAACCTTCTCCAAGGCCTCACAAACAAACTCTGGACCAATCAACGGCACCTCtgctggttcaaaccaacccactggagacctacatctTCGCCCATACAACgctcataaggagccataccaatgctgacctgatagctgttattgtaagcaaattctataagtggcaagtgatcatcccaattacctccaaaatctataacacacgcacgcaacatatcttcgagagtctgaatggtcctttctgcctggccatcggtctgtggatgaaaagcgaTGCTTAAATTGACCTTGGTACCTAATCTTTTCTGAAATGCCTGCCAAAAATGCGtcgtgaactgagggcctctttcagatatgattgaaactggagtaccatgcaatcggactatttctttgatgtacaaCTGCGCATACTGCTCTGCGGATTCTGTCGTCTTTACTGGTAGGAAATGCGCGGACTTTGTCAGTcggtctacaataacccaaattgaatTATGTTTACGGTATGTGCGAGGTAGacctactacgaaatccatattaatcatctcccacttccactgtggtatctctatatcttgagctaggccaccaggcctctgatgctcggctttgacttgctggcaatttaaacatttagccacatgatctgctacttgtttctttatgcctttccaccaatacaactctttcaaatctagatacattttggtagcacctgggtggatagagtacctcgaactgtgagcttcctccattatggccttcctaagaccatctacatcaggcacacataaccgatcattcaacttcaaaactccgtCATTTCCTAGAGTGAAAGCAGTGATTTCTTTGCTTCTGACTCCTTTTAATTTCACTAAGTACGGATCTTCGTCTTACTTAGCCTTAACATGCGCAACAAGGGAGGATTGTGCTAAGGCATAAGCAGTTATATCTCGTTCTTCGGTCTCATCCAATCTAATTCCATCATTGgctagtttttgaatttctcgacCCAAAGATCGCCTTTGTACACCAAGATGGGCCAAGACACccattgacttcctactaagtgcatctgctaccacattagctttgcTCGGGTGAAAAAGgatgatgtcataatctttcaatagctcgagccaccttctttgtctcaaatttagttctttttgcttgaaaatgtactggaggcttttgtgatctgtaaacacttcagaatgctcgccataaaggtagtgtcgccatatttttaatgcaaacaccactgctgcaagctccaagtcgtgtgtagggtagttcttttcatgattctttaactgcctggaagcataagcaataactttttcattttgcataagaacacaaccaaggcccactctggaggcatcacaatacactgtgaacCCACCCGAACATGTCGGCAAGGTTAACACAGGTGCagtggtcaacctcttctttaactcttgaaaactctgctcacaagcgtctgaccattggaacttaactgctttctgagtcaacttagttaatggagctgcaagtgaggaaaacccctctacaaaccttctatagtagccagctaaccccaagaagctcctaatttcggttggcgttgtcggcctaggccagttcttgactgctttTGTCTTCTGAGGGTCTACTTTTATTCCTTCACTAGATGAAatgtggcctaagaatgctactgaccgcaaccagaactcacattttgaaaacttggcataaagctcattctccttcaaggtctgCTATGCTATTATAAGGTGTTCTGCATGTTCTTCCTTGCTCTtagagtataccaaaatatcgtCTATAAAAACGATAATAAAGGTATCCAGGATGGCTTGAAAACTCTGTTCATGAGGTCCATAAATGCAACTggaatttgtcaacccgaaggacattactagaaattcatagtgcccGTAGCAAGTCCTAAAGGCGGTTTTAGATATATCTTCTTCTCTAATtctcaattgatggtaccccggcctcaagtctatttttgaaaagtactttgcaccctgaagttgatcaaataaatcatcaattcttggcagtgggtacttgttcttaatggtaactttattcaactgctgatagtcgacacacattctgagagacccatctttcttcttgacaaacaggaccggggcaccccacggtgaaacactcggcctgatgaaacccttttcAAGAAGGTCTTTCAACTGTTCTCGCAACTCATTAAGTTCTGCTGGAGCCATCCTATAAGGAGGTATAGATCTGAGTGCCTGGCATGAGATCAATGCCGAAGTCTATGATTCTTTCGGGAGGAAGTCCGGTAAGGTCATCTGGGAAAACTTCTGGAAATTCTCTAACAACTGACACAGACTGAAGAGTTGGTGGTTCTGATTCTGGATTAATAATGTGAGCCAAATAGGCGAGACACCCTTTACCGATCATTCGTTGTTCcttaagataagaaataaacttacctacaagcgatgttgaactacccttccactctaagacttcttcatttggaaattggaGCCCAACTATCTTGGCATTACAACCTAACATGGCATAGCAGgaagacaaccagtccatacccatgatcatatcaaaatccaccatttctaactctatgagatcGGCTTTGGTGTTGCGACCTTGGACCAAAACTATACAACCTCTATAGACTCTAGTGACTTTCACCGActcgccaactggagtagatacgaGGAACAGCTCACTAAGTTGTTCAGGTTCTAGTCCgaggttaattgcaaagtatggagtcacaTATGAAAACGTTGAACCTGGATCCATTATGGCATAAGCATTATGTGAGCAAACTAAAAGTATACCAGTAATAACTTCTGCAGATGCTTCTACACTCTGACGATCAAGTGTAGCAAACAAACGGGGTTGTCCCCCTCCCTGAGTTACTCGGCCTGCACCTCTGCCTGCTCCATGCCCGGTCTGATTATGAGAACCACGAGCCTGAGAGGGTGCAACTGCAGTAGCTGAGGAACTAGAAGGACGAGTTGATCCACCACTGAAATTGCATCGCAACTTTGGGCAATTGGCCTTTATATGACCAATGTCTTCACAATGGTAGCAACCATGAAACCCGAACTTGCACTGACCTGAATGTTGCCGCTTACATGTTCCACAAAGACTTTGCTGGTGTGAATGTTGCTCAGCATGACTCTGGctatgtgaggatgatgtcctaaaaTTCTGATTCTGGCGAGACTGATTTCCAATCTCTGAGTACGTCTGAAGGAAGGCCCACCACCTGACTGATGACTGGACTGAGTTGGTGCTAATGACTCCCTATTAGAGGAATCCCTTCCACCTCCGCTGGATGTACCATTAAACTTACCCATTGTCCCGGCTTTCTTGTTaggctctttttcttctctccttagTTGTATGTCTTTCTCTAAGTGCTTGGCAAATCCCACAACAGAGGAGAAGGCTTCCATCCCTACTGCTGCAGCTGATGTCGTATCCTTAATGTGGTAAGCTAAACCGCCAACAAACCTACGAATCTTTGCTTTTTCAGTCTTCACCATGTGAGGAGCATGCTTAGCTAACCTTATGAATTCCATGTAGTActcttgcacacttttattccctTGATTGAGCTGTTCGAACTCTGTAGCCTTAGCTTCTCTATCCTCTTCTGGGATAAAGTTAGCCATGaaggcctcttcaaattcttcccaagtaggcggaccatcatcttcatctctttacttttcccacatctcaaaccaagcgtCGGCCACATCTCTAAGCTGGTAAGCAGCTAGCTCCACAGTTtcatcatcaaatgctttcatcaCTCGGAGGGCTTTCTTAACACCCTCCATCCATAACATTGGATCTTCATTAACTATAGAACCATGGAATACTAGAGGactcaacttcaaaaattcattcactcttgaTGACTCAGAATTGTTCtgtctatttgattgaggtggAATCTCATCTCTTCTCTCGTTCTGGTTGGCCATAAAGGCTTTAAACATCTCCATAGCAGTGTTGACTGCATTAAACATCTGACCCACCTCTGGGGATATAGTTGTTTGAGTCGGAGTTGTTGTTGGGGGTGGCGTTGGATCCTGAGGTACTTGCTCATCATGCTCCACCCCTTCTACATGTTCAACTTGGGGTACTTGAACACCCTTTGTGGATTTACCTCTCCTTTTCTGAGTTGAAGCCTTTTTAGTTCTGCCTTGAGCCACAATAGTTGCAATAGTTTCTTGAGTAGCATCCTGAGTGTCGGTGTCAGAGTTGCGAGTACGAGCCATTTCTACGAGTTGTGGAGAACGAATACATTAGATAATTTCATAGAGGTAGgatctactgcacgatctaaagtatgacaaaaatgagatttttcctaaatgcttgtaacctcctgtttataagtatggcgcgcttcatacccataaacaagactctactaacacggcttcatagacccctaggactccataaacctgaggctctgataccaagtttgacACGACCCATTTTGAACAAGTCGGGACCGGCACTCGATCGTTAAACATGACCGAGCAAACCATCtctgcttatcaaatctattataacttcaaactttatatgcaacaaggcaatactctaaccacatacttttaattaatttaaacatttaaataaatcaacttcaaaactttattcatagtaaccaatgaaatactgctaagttattatcaaaaacatctgaatcttaacccaacgactatgtctatgaagcctctactgataaactaacgcactgctcaggacatgagatttcctggccagttctctaagtaacaaagaaataactaaataaagatgactctaaggaatgctccacgaacaaaagcggagctcaccaatagcactggaagagaaggaagtcctaactcgtagcctgctcgcctgcaaatccagttcctacgttgtaccgcagaccaatgtaggttcccaaaagagaacgtcagtaccattcattgtactcagtgagtctcaacaacagggggcgaaactttaataacatatacattatgagcaaaggttctaaatacatgtaaaacataaagcttataagaataattctaaataattgcataatagcagtttttgaatattctaaaagaaattcttttctttttctttcttaacaaaaaatatacttcactttatactttgggagttccaactatcctgacttaattctgtctcagtcaccgtgtgatcggcacgggttcgatcccaacctgatcgaataggcccaatccacgaggtgtcactcgcttcatggttctcagcgctcatgtctcataccttagcatggctaagtaaattctcagcaacgagaccctcggctcgtgtgctccctactttggcacaagtagtttcagaaagtcaacgccttggtcaggaccctaggcctggacgatgaccccttctcagaataaaggatactcccaaaaatcttttctttctaaaacttcttcttgtgaattttcaagtctaaatcttttataCATACTCATACGGGTATCCTTAAATGTAAGGCATgtcataagaatgaaataaacattcaaaagtatTTACAAAGGTTCTTGatccttcatgaattttcaacatgaagGTGGCATATcagaataacataaaaatctgaaatttatgcacatatatctaaataatcatctaaactttagctagaaaataattctaagctaatagaCACTTACTACCCCAATTAAGTATATATTAACTCTTTTATGCAATTCATCAAATACCTTGTgtgcgtgcttttgtgagttaaaccactttagtaaagggttatatcaactcacctcaacacTCCTCGAGCCAATACGTAGACCCCAGTCCAATCTATACTCGTCAAACAattgattctacaacaaccagtgcattttaattaatttcaaattttcacaccTAAACATGGGATTTACTATTGATACAGAGAAATAATtgaattaactattcaattcttacctattACTACTGTAGGGTAATTGAGAATAGGGAATTTTATATACCTTAGTTCAAGAATAAGTGAGTTATGAAGAACCCTAGAATTTTCCGTTGCCTGCGTGAGTATCTCGCTGAAACGACTTCTGT is drawn from Nicotiana tabacum cultivar K326 chromosome 22, ASM71507v2, whole genome shotgun sequence and contains these coding sequences:
- the LOC142176055 gene encoding uncharacterized protein LOC142176055 — its product is MARTRNSDTDTQDATQETIATIVAQGRTKKASTQKRRGKSTKGVQVPQVEHVEGVEHDEQVPQDPTPPPTTTPTQTTISPEVGQMFNAVNTAMEMFKAFMANQNERRDEIPPQSNRQNNSESSRVNEFLKLSPLVFHGSIVNEDPMLWMEGVKKALRVMKAFDDETVELAAYQLRDVADAWFEMWEKEAKATEFEQLNQGNKSVQEYYMEFIRLAKHAPHMVKTEKAKIRRFVGGLAYHIKDTTSAAAVGMEAFSSVVGFAKHLEKDIQLRREEKEPNKKAGTMGKFNGTSSGGGRDSSNRESLAPTQSSHQSGGGPSFRRTQRLEISLARIRILGHHPHIARVMLSNIHTSKVFVEHVSGNIQANCPKLRCNFSGGSTRPSSSSATAVAPSQARGSHNQTGHGAGRGAGRVTQGGGQPRLFATLDRQSVEASAEVITGILLVCSHNAYAIMDPGSTFSYVTPYFAINLGLEPEQLSELFLVSTPVGESVKVTRVYRGCIVLVQGRNTKADLIELEMEQRMIGKGCLAYLAHIINPESEPPTLQSVSVVREFPEVFPDDLTGLPPERIIDFGIDLMPGTQIYTSL